The following proteins are co-located in the Massilia litorea genome:
- the atpD gene encoding F0F1 ATP synthase subunit beta, which translates to MADGKIVQCIGAVVDVEFPRNAMPKVYDALKMEGSALTLEVQQQLGDGIVRTIALGSSEGLRRGMIIQNTGAPIMVPVGVATLGRIMDVLGNPIDECGPVSNERTASIHRAAPVYDELSPSQDLLETGIKVIDLVCPFAKGGKVGLFGGAGVGKTVNMMELINNIAKAHSGLSVFAGVGERTREGNDFYHEMADAKVVDLENPENSKVAMVYGQMNEPPGNRLRVALTGLTMAEAFRDEGKDVLFFVDNIYRYTLAGTEVSALLGRMPSAVGYQPTLAEEMGRLQERITSTKTGSITSIQAVYVPADDLTDPSPATTFAHLDSTVVLSRDIASLGIYPAVDPLDSTSRQLDPLVVGQEHYETARAVQGTLQRYKELRDIIAILGMDELAPEDKLVVARARKMQRFLSQPFHVAEVFTGAPGKYVSLKDTIKGFKMIASGELDHMPEQAFYMVGTIEEAIEKAKKLAAG; encoded by the coding sequence ATGGCTGATGGCAAAATCGTTCAGTGTATCGGCGCAGTGGTTGACGTGGAATTCCCGCGTAATGCCATGCCGAAAGTGTACGACGCACTGAAAATGGAAGGCTCCGCACTGACCCTGGAAGTGCAGCAACAGCTGGGTGACGGCATCGTCCGTACCATTGCGCTGGGCAGCTCGGAAGGCCTGCGTCGCGGCATGATCATCCAGAACACCGGCGCACCGATCATGGTCCCGGTTGGCGTCGCCACCCTGGGTCGCATCATGGACGTGCTGGGTAACCCGATCGACGAATGCGGTCCGGTCAGCAACGAGCGCACCGCCTCGATCCACCGCGCGGCACCTGTCTACGACGAACTGTCGCCATCGCAAGACCTGCTGGAAACCGGCATCAAGGTCATCGACCTGGTCTGCCCGTTCGCCAAGGGCGGTAAGGTCGGCCTGTTCGGCGGCGCCGGCGTGGGCAAGACCGTCAACATGATGGAACTGATCAACAACATCGCCAAAGCGCACTCGGGTCTGTCCGTGTTCGCCGGCGTCGGTGAGCGTACCCGCGAAGGTAACGACTTCTACCACGAGATGGCCGATGCCAAGGTCGTCGACCTGGAAAATCCGGAAAACTCGAAGGTCGCGATGGTCTACGGCCAGATGAACGAACCACCAGGCAACCGTCTGCGCGTCGCGCTGACCGGCCTGACGATGGCCGAAGCCTTCCGTGACGAAGGTAAAGACGTTCTGTTCTTCGTCGACAACATCTACCGCTACACCCTGGCCGGTACCGAAGTCTCGGCACTGCTGGGCCGTATGCCGTCGGCGGTGGGTTATCAGCCTACCCTGGCCGAAGAGATGGGCCGCCTGCAAGAGCGCATCACCTCGACCAAGACCGGTTCGATCACCTCGATCCAGGCCGTCTACGTCCCTGCGGATGACTTGACCGACCCGTCGCCTGCCACTACCTTCGCCCACCTGGATTCGACCGTCGTTCTGTCGCGTGACATCGCCTCGCTGGGTATCTACCCTGCGGTCGATCCACTGGACTCGACCTCGCGCCAGCTGGACCCGCTCGTCGTCGGCCAGGAACACTACGAGACGGCCCGCGCCGTCCAGGGTACCCTGCAGCGCTACAAGGAACTGCGCGACATCATCGCGATTCTGGGCATGGACGAACTGGCTCCGGAAGACAAGCTGGTGGTGGCACGCGCGCGCAAGATGCAGCGTTTCCTGTCGCAGCCGTTCCACGTCGCTGAAGTCTTTACTGGCGCCCCAGGCAAGTACGTTTCGCTGAAAGACACGATCAAGGGCTTCAAGATGATCGCATCGGGCGAACTGGACCACATGCC